CAGCTCGGCGAGGTCGTCGTGCGGGAACGTGTTCTCCCGGTCGTGCGTCGCGGCGCGCTCGTGCACCCGGGCCAGCAGGTCGTCGGACAGGATCGTGCGCAGCTCGCGCGCCATGGTCGCCTCTCTCTCGTGTCGGGTCAGGTGGGCTCGGCTCGGAGGGTCAGCTCACGTGGTCCGGGTGGGAGCCCGAACGCTCGCCGCGGTCGAGCGCCGCGATCCGCTCGTGGTCCTGCGCGGTCAGCTCGAGGTCCGCCGCCGCGAGGTTCTCGCGGATGCGGGCCGGCGTCACCGACTTCGGGATGACCGCGATGCCCAGATCGAGGTGCCAGCGCAGCACCACCTGCGCGGGCGTGGCGCCGTGCTCGCGCGCGATGTCGGCGAGCACCGGGTCCGCCAGGACCGCTCCCCGTCCCAGTGGTGACCACGCCTGCGTCACCACCCCGAGCTCGGCGTGCAGGGCCCGCAGCTCGCGCTGCTGCAGGTACGGGTGCAGCTCGACCTGGTTCACCACGGGCACCTCGCCCGAGTCCTGCACGATGCGCTCGAGGTGGTCGGGCTGGAAGTTCGAGACGCCGACCGACCGCACCCGGCCCTCGTCCCGCAGCCGCAGCAGCGTGCGCCACGTCGGCACGTACCGGTCGCGCGCAGGCGCCGGCCAGTGGATGAGGTACAGGTCCGGTGCGCCCAGCCCGAGGCGCTCGACCGACTCCTCGAACGCCGCCTCCGCACGGTCGCCGTGCGCGTCGTTCCACAGCTTCGTCGTGACGAACACGTCGTCACGGTCGAGGCCGCTGGCCCGCACCGCACGGCCCACCGCCGCCTCGTTGCCGTACAACGTCGCCGTGTCGACGAGCCGGTACCCGGCCGTGAGCGCCTCCGTCACGGCCGGTCCCGCCGCCTCGTCGGACACCTTGTAGACCCCGAACCCGAGGACCGGCATACGCATGCCGTCGGCCAGCGTCACGCGTGTGGTCATCCCGCCACTCTGCCACCCG
The sequence above is a segment of the Cellulomonas palmilytica genome. Coding sequences within it:
- a CDS encoding aldo/keto reductase yields the protein MTTRVTLADGMRMPVLGFGVYKVSDEAAGPAVTEALTAGYRLVDTATLYGNEAAVGRAVRASGLDRDDVFVTTKLWNDAHGDRAEAAFEESVERLGLGAPDLYLIHWPAPARDRYVPTWRTLLRLRDEGRVRSVGVSNFQPDHLERIVQDSGEVPVVNQVELHPYLQQRELRALHAELGVVTQAWSPLGRGAVLADPVLADIAREHGATPAQVVLRWHLDLGIAVIPKSVTPARIRENLAAADLELTAQDHERIAALDRGERSGSHPDHVS